The sequence below is a genomic window from Kitasatospora kifunensis.
TCGGTGGAGGGCATCACGGACGACCTGCTGGCCCGGCTGATCAGCTTCCCGCAGGTGCTGGTGACCTCCCACCAGGCGTACTTCACCCGGACCGCGGTCGATCAGATCGTCGACGCCACGCTGCGCAACGTGGACGACTTCGCGGCGGGGCGGACCAACGAGAACACGCTGGTCCCCCGGTTGTGAGGGATGGCTGAGGTTACTCGGTGGGGCGGGGGCCATGGTGAGGGTGAGCAGCGGGATGCCGCTGCCAGGGGGTGCCCGCACCGCGGGGCCGGGGCGCCCGTAGTCTGGTGCCCGACGAAAAACGGACGAACCGGACCTGAGGCGGTGCCGGCCGTCCGCGGGCACGAAGGAAAGCGGGACCGCCGATGGACGGTATGACAGGGATGCACCACCACGGGGAGCTCGGCCCGTTCTCGCTCCACGCGGTGCTCACCTGGTCGCCCGACTGGCCGTTCCTGCTCGGCAGCCTGCTGGCGTTCGGCCTGTACGTGGCGGGCGTGGTGCGGCTGGCCCGGCGCGGTGACCGCTGGCCGATCGGCCGGATGGTGGCCTTCACCTTCGGTGTGCTGACCATCGTCGCGATCACCTGCTCCGGGCTGAACGACTACGGCATGGCGCTGTTCAGCGCGCACATGATCCAGCACATGGTGCTCAGCATGCTGTCGCCGATCCTGCTGCTGCTCGGCGCGCCGATCACGCTCGCGCTGCGCGCGCTGCGCCCGGCGGGCAAGGGGCGGCCGCGCGGGGCACGCGAGCTGCTGGTGGCGCTGCTGCACAGCCGGTACGTCAAGGTGATCTCGCACCCGGCCTTCACCATCCCGCTCTTCATCGCGAGCCTCTACGGGCTCTACTTCACCCCGCTCTTCGACACCCTGATGCAGTCGCGGATCGGGCACCTGGCGATGATGGTCCACTTCCTGGGGGTCGGCCTGCTCTTCTTCTGGCCGATCATGGGCGTGGACCCGGGCCCGCACCGGCCCGGCCACGTGATGCGGATCATCGAGCTGTTCATGGGGATGCCGTTCCACGCCTTCTTCGGTGTCGCCGTGATGATGGCCACCACGCCGCTGGTGACCACCTTCAACGCGGCCATGGCACCGCCCGGCACCGACCTGATGGCGGACCAGAAGCTGGCCGGCGGGATCACCTGGGCCTTCGGTGAGATCCCCACCGCCGTGGTGCTGATCGCGCTGGTCTTCCAGTGGGCCAAGTCCGAGCAGCGTCAGGCCACCCGCAAGGACCGGGCCGCCGAGCGCGACGGTGACGCCGAGCTGGTGGCGTACAACGCCTACCTGGCCTCGCTCGAGAAGCGCGGCAACCGGCCCGCCCAGGCGGGCTGACCACGCCGCACAGCGCAGGACCCCGTCCGCCGTCATGGCGGGCGGGGTCCTGCGCTGTGCGGGGGCCTAGCCGCTCAGCGCGCGCCGCAGCGCCAGTGCGTCCGGCGCGAGTGCGACCAGCAGGGTGGCCTCCTCCCCGGGGAGGGTCAGGCTCGCGGATGCCTCCCCGGTGACGGCGGGTGCCGGGTGGCCGACGGTGAGCAGTTGCCCCGCCGCCCGGTGCGGGCCGAGCACGGCGGGGCCGTCCCAGGCCGGGGCGCCGGGGCCGAGGTCGGTCTGCTGGTCCAGGATCAGGCGATCATCCTGACGGACCGCCAGACGCGAGGTGAGGCGGCCCGGCGCGCCGTGGGCGACCCAGTCGTGGCGCCGGCCGAGCACCAGTTCCTCGCGCAGTCGCAGGGCAGCGCCCGCTGCCAGCCGGATCCGGGTCTGCTGGATCAGGTGGCTGCCGGCCGCGGCGATCACCGGTTCGGGGAGCCACTCCAGCAAGCCGCCGCACGCCACCGCCAGGTCGAGGGTGTAGCGGGCGGGGCCGTCGCCGGGCAGGCTGAGGGTGGCCGCCACGCCGCGCACCCGCAGCCGCGCGCCGGGGCCGACCACCACCCGCATCGCGAGTCGGTCCCCGCCCAGCGGCCCCGCCATCGTCTGGACCA
It includes:
- a CDS encoding urease accessory protein UreD; this encodes MTEPQERPTAQPAARIHAVRDERGRTVLPELFGAGPLALRRLSGGPGAEVALVQTMAGPLGGDRLAMRVVVGPGARLRVRGVAATLSLPGDGPARYTLDLAVACGGLLEWLPEPVIAAAGSHLIQQTRIRLAAGAALRLREELVLGRRHDWVAHGAPGRLTSRLAVRQDDRLILDQQTDLGPGAPAWDGPAVLGPHRAAGQLLTVGHPAPAVTGEASASLTLPGEEATLLVALAPDALALRRALSG
- a CDS encoding cytochrome c oxidase assembly protein is translated as MHHHGELGPFSLHAVLTWSPDWPFLLGSLLAFGLYVAGVVRLARRGDRWPIGRMVAFTFGVLTIVAITCSGLNDYGMALFSAHMIQHMVLSMLSPILLLLGAPITLALRALRPAGKGRPRGARELLVALLHSRYVKVISHPAFTIPLFIASLYGLYFTPLFDTLMQSRIGHLAMMVHFLGVGLLFFWPIMGVDPGPHRPGHVMRIIELFMGMPFHAFFGVAVMMATTPLVTTFNAAMAPPGTDLMADQKLAGGITWAFGEIPTAVVLIALVFQWAKSEQRQATRKDRAAERDGDAELVAYNAYLASLEKRGNRPAQAG